The genome window AACCGCACCATCCACCTCGTAGCGCCCAAATGCAGTTGGCTGGGCGGCCTTTGTCACGGTTCACCCCCGATTCTCCGTCCGCGGTGGAACCAAATTGATGCTGACGCACGCTCTACGGCGTGCGGCCGAGAACCCCCAGTCAACAGTCGATTGACCTGTCGACGGGTTCTTTATTTCGCTGTTGGGATCGACCAGACGTTCACGATGCTGTCCGTCGTACTCTCACCTCGCGTTCCTCAGGTTTTTTCCTGAATCCTCCCACGCGAGCACAAACCGTGCCGGCAACCGAAGAAGGCTGGGACCAGGCATTGGCGCGGGTTGGGCGGTGTGGCGGGCCCCGCCGCGTGGCCAGGCTGGGAACCCAGATACCACTAGATGGAACCGGGCGGCTGTTCCCGGCGCGAGGCGAGCAGCCCCCCCTGTCCCACGAGCCTAAACCCCGGTGGGAACACCGGGCCCCCAAGAGCGCGTGCCCTCGAAGCGGCGCATCCGGAAGGCCGTTCCCCGACCTTCCGAGTTACCGCGGGGGCTTGATCTTTAAGACTAGACGCAGGCTCAGGTTCACCAGGGTGGTGCCGGGTTCCAGGTTGAGCTCGATGGGGACCGAGACCTCGGCCTGCGACGAGCCGCCCAGAACTTCGACCTCAATCGGAGGGGGCGGGGCGGGGCGGGGCGGGGCGGGGCCGCGGGGCGGGGCCGCGGGGCGAGGCGGGGTCGGCACGGGCGCGGGTGCGAGAACCGGCGCGCGAGGAGGAGCCGGGAGGGGGCCGGGGGGAGGCGGGCCCGCCCGCCGGAGGGGCGGGAGGGGCTCGCTCTCCAGCGAAATCTCCTCGATCTCGTCCTCCTCTTCCTCGATCGCCTCCAGGTTCACATCGAAGTCCGCGGAGGGAATGCTGATCCGCCTCCGCAGGTCCTGCGCCTCGTCGGGGGTCGAGATAAGGGTCCCGCCCTTGGGCTCGGGACTGCGGATCGGGGCGGGGAGTGGGGTCGCGACCTCATCCTCCTCCACGATCAACGGGATCTCGGCGGTATCCCCGCGGTGGACCGGTGCCGCGGGCTCGGCATCGAGATCGAGCAGGTCCTCGGCGCTCGACATGGGCGGCCGACCGGCGGCGGGCGGGATCGTAGCCGTCCGGGACGGGGGCCGGGGGGCGGCCGCGGGGGGGGCGGCGGCCCGCGGGGCCGGGGGGGCGGGTGCTGAGGCGGGGGAGGAAGCGGAGGAGGCATCCGTCCCGTATCGGGCGGAGAGGGACTTGAAGACGAGCTTAGTGACGCCCTTGAGCGTCTCCTCCACCCCGATCCCCTTGAGCGCGACCGCCTCGTAGAACGGGAAGTTGCGGGGGTTGATCCGCTCGTTGAGGATCTCGATGGGGAGGGCGTTCGGCAGGTCCCGCTTGTTGTACTGCAGGACCATGGGGATCTCGTCGGGATCGATCTCGTTGGCCTCCAGGTTCTGCCGGAGGTTCTCGTAGCTCTCCAGGCAGGCCTCCAGCATGGGTTCCTGGGTGTCGCAGACGAAGACCACGCAGTCCGCCCCCTTCAGGACCATGCGCCGGGTGGCGTTGTAGAAGACCTGGCCGGGCACGGTGTAGAGCTGGATGCGGGTCTTCATGCCCCGGATGGTTCCGATCTCGATGGGCAGGAAGTCGAAAAAGAGCGTCCGGTCGGTCTCCGTGGCCAGGGAGAGCATCTTGCCCTTGTTCTTGATGGGCACCTTCTCGTGAATCCACTGGAGGTTGGTCGTCTTTCCGCAGAGGCCGGGACCGTAGTAGACGACCTTGGCCGTGAGTTCTTTGGTGGAGTAATTGAAGAGAACCATGTACTTAGAGCATTCTAAGGCTCTCCGCGGAGCCGAGCAACCGCCCTGTTGGTAGAATGGCCCCTTCTATAAGGGAGGCACCCTATGATTGTCGCCGCCGCGCCGCTCCTGCTCGCCCTTCTCCAGGCCCCGACGCCGGAGCCGACGCCCCGGCCACTCCCCGACGGTCCCGTGGTGGTCCTGACCACGTCGATGGGGAGGATCAAGATCGGCCTTCACAAGGACAAAGCCCCGATCACGGTCGACAACTTCATGAAGTACATCCACTCCGGCCACTACGACGGGACCATCTTCCACCGGGTGATGCCGAATTTCATGATCCAGGGCGGGGGTCTCGACCCCGACATGACGGAGCGACCCACGCGCCCGCCGATCAAGAACGAGGCCAGGAACGGTCTGCGCAACTCCCGCGGCACGTTGGCCATGGCCCGCCTCGACGACCCCAACAGCGCCACCTCCCAGTTCTTCATCAACGTGAAGGACAATCACGCGCTCGATTTCGGGATCCGGGGCGCCGGCTACGCCGTCTTCGGGGAGGTCCTGGAAGGCATGGACGTCGTGGACAAGATCGTCAACGTGCCCACGACCACAAAGGGGATACATGAGAACGTGCCCGAGACCCCAGTGGTCATCAAGACCGCCCGCGAGGTGCCGGCGGCGGCGCCCGTCTCCCCCGCGCCCACCTCTCCCAAGCCAGCCTCGCCTAGCCCGGTCGGGTCTCCCAAGCCGTGAGCCCGCGGGTGGGCGCGGGGGCGCTTTGCTTACTGCTCGCGGGTGCCCCTCTCTCCGGGGCGCCGCCCGGCGCCCCGGGGGATAGCTGGGACCCTCCCCCCGCGGAACGGGATCGAAAGTCGCCGGTGGCCGCGACCCCCGCCGCCTTGGCCAAGGGCCGGGCCCTCTT of Vicinamibacteria bacterium contains these proteins:
- a CDS encoding peptidylprolyl isomerase, whose amino-acid sequence is MIVAAAPLLLALLQAPTPEPTPRPLPDGPVVVLTTSMGRIKIGLHKDKAPITVDNFMKYIHSGHYDGTIFHRVMPNFMIQGGGLDPDMTERPTRPPIKNEARNGLRNSRGTLAMARLDDPNSATSQFFINVKDNHALDFGIRGAGYAVFGEVLEGMDVVDKIVNVPTTTKGIHENVPETPVVIKTAREVPAAAPVSPAPTSPKPASPSPVGSPKP